One region of uncultured Fibrobacter sp. genomic DNA includes:
- a CDS encoding polysaccharide deacetylase family protein encodes MDYKKLTVAAALMGASMIYAQDAEVATWAGFRKAAVSFTFDDGPQSDVDVALPMFEKYGYLATFNIVTNWANGGGNNGMLNWSGVQKLSAAGHEIASHSDSHPSGTMAGNEIGSSKGTINQKIQQKYGCITLAYPNCDSPGDSQVLQNYVVGRICNGSWKGGSDIMGKDGPNNWAAASALMTGNQGTSDFKGNMQKAVNQGGWVAFLTHGFQGKTNGFADYSPTDASAMEGSLQYAQQNDKDIWVAPMGHVAMYIKERKAAKVDVSNSGSSTTVKLTHNIKDNISKYDYPLTLKVKTSLSKAEVTQAGAKLESKIDGGYIYFDAVPNAGDIVIAGEGAGPSPESSSSAEPPQSSSSEAKSSSSTNPWGPKSSSSKGEVDCNANPFDPSCHGMAIAAELQNDFGLSVYRSSDNYIVVGGAQGMSITVFNSLGHQVRTTRGLGAVQKVYTGAKGVYIVKVGGKSFKVKL; translated from the coding sequence ATGGATTACAAAAAATTGACTGTTGCTGCAGCTCTTATGGGTGCATCAATGATTTACGCCCAAGATGCAGAAGTTGCCACATGGGCAGGCTTCCGCAAGGCTGCCGTTTCCTTCACTTTTGACGATGGCCCGCAGAGCGATGTCGATGTCGCTTTGCCCATGTTCGAAAAGTACGGTTATCTGGCGACTTTCAATATCGTCACTAATTGGGCCAATGGTGGTGGCAACAATGGTATGCTCAACTGGAGTGGTGTTCAGAAATTGTCCGCTGCCGGTCACGAAATTGCAAGCCATAGCGACAGCCACCCCAGTGGAACGATGGCCGGTAACGAAATTGGTTCGTCTAAGGGAACCATCAACCAAAAGATTCAGCAGAAGTATGGCTGTATTACGCTAGCATACCCGAACTGCGATAGTCCGGGTGACTCCCAGGTTCTGCAGAATTACGTTGTGGGAAGAATTTGTAACGGAAGCTGGAAGGGCGGCTCCGATATTATGGGCAAGGACGGTCCGAACAACTGGGCTGCAGCCTCTGCGCTCATGACAGGTAATCAGGGAACAAGCGATTTCAAGGGCAATATGCAGAAGGCCGTTAATCAGGGCGGCTGGGTTGCATTCCTCACGCATGGTTTCCAGGGCAAGACCAATGGCTTTGCTGACTATTCTCCGACCGATGCTAGCGCTATGGAAGGCTCCCTCCAGTATGCCCAGCAGAACGACAAGGACATTTGGGTGGCTCCGATGGGTCACGTTGCCATGTACATCAAGGAACGTAAGGCCGCCAAGGTTGACGTTTCTAACAGCGGCAGCTCCACTACGGTTAAGCTGACTCACAACATTAAGGACAACATTTCCAAGTACGACTATCCGCTTACCTTGAAGGTGAAGACTAGCCTTTCCAAGGCCGAAGTCACGCAAGCCGGTGCCAAGCTCGAATCCAAGATTGACGGCGGCTATATCTACTTCGACGCCGTGCCGAACGCAGGTGACATCGTGATCGCTGGCGAAGGTGCTGGTCCTTCTCCGGAATCTTCCAGCAGCGCAGAACCGCCGCAGTCTTCTTCTAGCGAAGCCAAGAGCTCTTCTTCTACGAATCCGTGGGGTCCGAAGTCCTCTTCCAGCAAGGGCGAAGTGGATTGCAACGCTAATCCGTTCGATCCTTCTTGCCATGGCATGGCTATTGCTGCCGAACTTCAGAACGACTTCGGTCTCTCTGTCTACAGATCCTCTGACAACTACATCGTGGTCGGTGGCGCTCAGGGCATGAGCATTACCGTGTTCAACAGCCTCGGTCACCAGGTGCGTACCACTCGCGGTCTCGGTGCCGTGCAGAAGGTCTA
- a CDS encoding phosphatidate cytidylyltransferase: MSNLAQRVITAVVAIPIVFFLLWFSDYSRIGLMCFLAGVGAWEWAGMACKMYKGPDTRYLSFASSLALTLAWALSKGDYFGMPAVPYVVGMTFLVIFAIYIGLAYAKVEIDHLFPWLVMQLGAPLYVGLWGGMNVLMMGNGQGFEHCYPFILVMTSMWLCDTVAYFFGKFAAGKGPFGRHLFAPSISPKKTWEGSIAGSIATIAWVTYWAKCTSALSVFGAEINWVSAIVIGLLLTVAGQAGDLLMSALKRWSGTKDSGNLFVGHGGVLDRCDSFYLAAPALYLFMDFLQKLA; the protein is encoded by the coding sequence ATGAGTAATCTTGCGCAGCGTGTAATTACGGCGGTTGTCGCCATTCCTATCGTATTCTTTTTGCTGTGGTTCTCTGACTACAGCCGTATAGGGTTAATGTGCTTTTTGGCCGGTGTCGGTGCCTGGGAATGGGCCGGCATGGCTTGCAAAATGTATAAGGGCCCCGATACCCGCTACCTTTCGTTTGCCTCTTCTTTAGCCCTTACTTTGGCATGGGCTCTTTCGAAGGGCGATTATTTTGGAATGCCTGCCGTGCCTTACGTGGTGGGCATGACCTTCCTCGTGATTTTTGCGATTTACATTGGCTTGGCTTACGCCAAGGTCGAAATTGACCACTTGTTCCCGTGGCTCGTGATGCAGCTGGGTGCCCCGCTTTATGTGGGCCTCTGGGGTGGCATGAACGTGCTCATGATGGGCAATGGTCAGGGCTTTGAACATTGCTATCCGTTCATTTTGGTCATGACATCCATGTGGCTTTGCGATACGGTGGCGTACTTTTTCGGTAAATTTGCTGCCGGCAAGGGCCCCTTCGGTCGTCACCTGTTTGCACCGAGCATTAGCCCGAAAAAGACTTGGGAAGGTTCTATCGCAGGCTCCATTGCGACTATCGCCTGGGTGACTTATTGGGCCAAGTGCACTTCTGCACTCTCTGTTTTCGGTGCCGAAATCAACTGGGTCTCTGCTATCGTTATCGGCTTGCTCCTCACGGTGGCTGGCCAGGCAGGCGACCTCTTGATGTCTGCCCTGAAGCGCTGGAGCGGTACCAAGGATTCCGGCAACCTGTTTGTCGGCCATGGTGGAGTGCTTGACCGCTGCGATTCCTTCTACCTCGCAGCTCCCGCCCTCTACCTGTTCATGGATTTCCTCCAGAAACTCGCTTGA
- the frr gene encoding ribosome recycling factor, protein MADYSDKMNKAIEATEREFSKIRAGQASPAILNDVRIDYYGTPTPISQVAKVSVPEPRMLLVSPWEKTMVDPIEKAILAANIGLTPMKDGNCIRVSLPILTTERRQELAKIARKHAEEGRVAIRNIRRDANDALKKNKELPEDEVKKQQDEIQKATDKAIAQIDSLLAEKEADILKV, encoded by the coding sequence ATGGCAGATTATTCTGATAAAATGAACAAGGCCATTGAGGCCACCGAACGTGAATTCTCGAAGATCCGCGCAGGCCAGGCTAGCCCCGCTATCCTGAACGACGTGCGCATCGACTACTACGGTACGCCGACTCCGATTTCCCAGGTGGCTAAGGTTTCTGTGCCCGAACCGCGCATGCTGCTTGTGTCCCCGTGGGAAAAGACCATGGTCGACCCGATTGAAAAGGCTATCCTTGCTGCAAACATCGGCCTTACCCCGATGAAGGACGGCAACTGCATTCGCGTGAGCCTTCCGATTCTTACCACGGAACGCCGTCAGGAACTCGCAAAGATTGCACGCAAGCATGCCGAAGAAGGTCGTGTGGCAATCCGCAATATCCGCCGCGATGCTAACGACGCCCTCAAGAAGAACAAGGAACTGCCCGAAGACGAAGTCAAGAAGCAGCAGGACGAAATCCAGAAGGCTACCGACAAGGCTATTGCCCAGATCGACAGCCTCCTCGCTGAAAAGGAAGCTGACATCCTCAAGGTGTAG
- a CDS encoding DUF3108 domain-containing protein yields the protein MVRNSTKLSFKIAALVAVFVAVCFAGEPNLPEVKAPWMKGEKLTFSLGWGFITAGSATLEVRPTLDGKTEFLTYATGNKTINKIYPVNDTVYTRVRNKGLMTEVFRKRLHEGTFHNTSVIRFDRKGEKAWLSDTVFTDMKTRKVKRSADTAVAIQGAEHSIMSAFYLVRTLPLKVGETSRFSAVSGKKRYELKVIVHGRETIKSVLGEVPCVKVEPVLDGDGIFVSKGRIFIWLTDDERRIPVLMECEIALGSIKAKLLEAK from the coding sequence GTGGTTAGGAATAGTACAAAGCTCAGCTTCAAGATCGCCGCGCTTGTGGCGGTCTTTGTTGCTGTATGTTTCGCGGGCGAACCGAACTTGCCCGAAGTGAAAGCTCCTTGGATGAAGGGCGAAAAGCTGACTTTCAGCCTCGGTTGGGGATTCATTACGGCAGGTTCTGCGACGCTCGAAGTTCGCCCGACTCTAGACGGCAAGACCGAATTCTTGACGTATGCGACGGGCAACAAGACCATCAACAAAATCTATCCGGTAAACGATACGGTCTACACCCGCGTACGCAACAAGGGTTTAATGACCGAAGTTTTCCGCAAGCGCCTGCACGAAGGCACGTTCCACAATACCTCCGTTATCCGCTTTGACCGCAAGGGCGAAAAAGCCTGGCTTTCGGACACCGTGTTCACCGACATGAAAACCCGCAAGGTCAAGCGCTCTGCCGATACGGCAGTCGCGATCCAGGGTGCAGAACACAGCATTATGTCGGCGTTTTACCTGGTGCGTACACTCCCGCTCAAGGTGGGCGAGACCTCCCGTTTTTCGGCGGTGAGTGGCAAAAAACGCTACGAACTTAAGGTCATTGTGCATGGTCGCGAAACCATCAAGAGCGTACTTGGCGAAGTTCCCTGCGTTAAAGTGGAACCCGTTCTCGATGGCGATGGCATTTTCGTGTCTAAAGGCCGCATTTTTATCTGGTTGACCGATGACGAACGCCGTATTCCGGTGCTTATGGAGTGCGAAATCGCGCTTGGTTCTATCAAGGCGAAATTGCTTGAGGCCAAATAA
- the rimO gene encoding 30S ribosomal protein S12 methylthiotransferase RimO produces the protein MPTKKPKVFVVHLGCAKNQVDAENLVGEMLHAGFTTCNTAAKADYILVNTCGFIEAAKEESINAILAQINGKKPKQKLIVSGCLSGRYGEELVKELPEVDYWVGTYKPGELLKKMGIVAPQTCNAENLPRMNLGGFRHHAYLKIAEGCNRRCAYCAIPLIRGKQVSRSIEDIVEEAKELEAQGVQEITLIAQDTTYFGREKGKKGGTLAQLLRAILDNTNIPWIRTLYWYPMFVDDELLDLMASEPRLVKYVDMPIQHASDNVLKNMKRNYRKKELVDILHKIRERIPGVTLRTTVLVGFPGETHEDFEELMELLEDIQFDHLGGFVFSPEEGTPVMEMDLPAVDESEARARLDAVNDLQEELDAEHAEAMIGKKVRIIIDQVAEESEYHFYGRTEGNSMENDDIVKVLEGDADVGEFRDALVVDAEPHELIVKLV, from the coding sequence ATGCCTACTAAAAAGCCCAAAGTTTTCGTTGTCCATTTAGGATGCGCCAAGAACCAGGTCGATGCAGAAAACCTAGTCGGCGAGATGTTGCACGCCGGCTTTACCACCTGCAACACAGCCGCCAAGGCAGACTACATCCTGGTGAACACTTGTGGATTCATCGAAGCTGCCAAGGAAGAATCCATCAATGCGATTCTCGCACAAATTAACGGCAAAAAGCCCAAGCAGAAGCTGATTGTATCGGGCTGCCTTTCGGGCCGTTACGGCGAGGAGCTGGTGAAGGAACTCCCTGAAGTCGATTACTGGGTAGGCACTTACAAACCGGGCGAACTTTTGAAGAAGATGGGTATCGTGGCACCGCAAACTTGCAACGCCGAAAACCTGCCTCGCATGAACCTGGGCGGATTCAGGCACCACGCCTACCTGAAGATTGCCGAAGGCTGCAACCGCCGCTGCGCCTACTGCGCCATTCCGCTCATTCGCGGCAAGCAGGTTTCCCGCAGCATCGAAGACATTGTTGAAGAAGCAAAAGAACTTGAAGCGCAGGGCGTCCAGGAAATCACGCTTATCGCCCAGGACACGACTTACTTTGGTCGCGAAAAGGGCAAAAAGGGCGGCACGCTCGCTCAGCTTTTACGCGCCATTCTCGACAACACGAACATTCCGTGGATTCGCACGCTTTATTGGTACCCGATGTTCGTGGACGACGAACTTCTGGACCTGATGGCAAGCGAGCCGCGCTTGGTGAAGTACGTGGACATGCCGATTCAGCATGCGAGCGACAACGTGCTCAAGAACATGAAGCGCAATTACCGCAAAAAGGAACTCGTGGACATTCTGCACAAGATTCGCGAGCGCATTCCGGGCGTTACGCTTCGCACCACGGTACTTGTCGGATTCCCCGGAGAAACCCACGAAGACTTTGAAGAACTGATGGAACTCTTGGAAGACATCCAGTTCGATCACTTGGGCGGTTTCGTATTCAGCCCCGAAGAAGGCACCCCCGTGATGGAGATGGACTTGCCTGCAGTCGACGAAAGCGAAGCCCGCGCAAGGCTCGACGCCGTAAACGATTTGCAAGAAGAACTGGATGCCGAACACGCCGAAGCGATGATCGGAAAGAAAGTCCGCATTATCATTGACCAGGTTGCCGAAGAAAGCGAATACCATTTCTACGGACGCACCGAAGGCAACTCCATGGAAAACGACGATATCGTGAAGGTGCTCGAAGGCGATGCCGACGTAGGCGAATTCCGCGACGCGCTCGTGGTAGACGCCGAACCGCATGAATTGATAGTTAAGTTGGTTTAA
- the purE gene encoding 5-(carboxyamino)imidazole ribonucleotide mutase has protein sequence MDLKENAKVGIVAGSKSDQETVDKITAVLDSFGIVWEFNILSAHRTPNATAKYAREAAGRGLQVLIGVAGLAAALPGVLAGHTILPVIGLPCAGGPLNGVDALHSIVQMPPGIPVATVGIGNGKNAGYLAAHIVALADPAVREKLIAYRKSLGDIEG, from the coding sequence ATGGATTTGAAAGAAAATGCAAAGGTCGGTATCGTTGCGGGAAGCAAGTCCGACCAGGAAACTGTAGATAAAATCACCGCTGTGCTCGACAGCTTCGGCATCGTGTGGGAATTCAACATCCTCTCCGCACACCGCACCCCGAATGCGACCGCGAAGTATGCTCGCGAAGCCGCCGGGCGAGGCCTCCAGGTCCTCATCGGTGTCGCAGGCCTCGCTGCAGCCCTCCCGGGCGTGCTCGCAGGGCACACCATCCTTCCCGTTATCGGTCTGCCCTGCGCCGGCGGCCCGCTCAACGGCGTCGATGCCCTGCACTCTATCGTGCAGATGCCCCCGGGAATCCCGGTGGCAACGGTCGGCATCGGCAACGGCAAGAATGCCGGTTACCTCGCCGCCCACATCGTCGCCCTCGCAGACCCCGCAGTCCGCGAAAAGCTCATTGCTTACCGCAAGAGCCTCGGAGACATCGAAGGCTAA
- a CDS encoding isoprenyl transferase codes for MANQLRHVAIIMDGNGRWARSRGLERFLGHRKGTQATIDAVEVGVNLKLEHMTLYVFSSENWGRPSKEVDYLMNLLIEMVVKEIPDLMEKNVKLTVIGNMNRLPEKPRASLQSAIDKTANNTGMQLNLAISYGGRQEIVEATRSIAAQVASGAIKVEDIDETLFAKNLYLKGAPDPDLVIRTGGEFRLSNYLLWQAAYSEFYVTDTLWPDFTKEEFLKAVEFFNTRERRFGKVLHE; via the coding sequence GTGGCAAATCAGCTTAGACATGTAGCGATTATCATGGATGGCAACGGGCGCTGGGCCCGTAGCCGCGGTCTTGAACGTTTCCTCGGACACCGCAAGGGCACCCAGGCGACGATTGATGCCGTCGAAGTGGGCGTGAACCTGAAACTTGAACACATGACGTTGTATGTGTTCAGTTCCGAAAACTGGGGCAGGCCCAGCAAGGAAGTGGATTACTTGATGAACCTCTTGATCGAGATGGTTGTCAAGGAAATTCCCGACCTCATGGAAAAGAACGTGAAGCTTACAGTGATTGGCAACATGAACCGTTTGCCAGAAAAGCCGCGCGCAAGTCTGCAGTCCGCCATCGACAAGACGGCGAACAACACGGGCATGCAGCTGAACCTCGCTATCTCTTATGGTGGCAGGCAAGAAATTGTCGAAGCGACGCGTTCCATTGCCGCGCAAGTGGCGTCCGGGGCAATCAAGGTTGAAGATATCGACGAGACGCTCTTCGCTAAGAATTTGTATTTAAAAGGAGCTCCCGATCCGGATCTCGTGATTCGTACCGGGGGAGAGTTCAGGCTTTCGAATTACCTGCTTTGGCAGGCCGCTTACAGCGAATTCTACGTAACCGATACGCTGTGGCCCGACTTTACCAAGGAAGAATTCTTGAAGGCCGTCGAGTTCTTCAATACTCGAGAAAGACGTTTTGGAAAGGTGTTGCATGAGTAA